Sequence from the Rhipicephalus sanguineus isolate Rsan-2018 unplaced genomic scaffold, BIME_Rsan_1.4 Seq892, whole genome shotgun sequence genome:
CTGCATGCTCAGGACTCCAGCAGCAGTCCGCAATCTATGAGGTTCCTGAACTAGAGaagatttgccttttttttccgGGCAACGAAGATCACACGGAGGCTGTCATTGTGACGTCTTGTGCGTCATGCACACATCCAACGGATAAACGTTTCACAATGCGTCTGCGTGACCATTGGCTTTAGTTTGCCAATCGGCCGGCAGTCGCGTGTATGGACGGAAGACGCTCAAGCTGGGGTAAAATCACTTCGGAGATTTGGTTTATGTACGAAAAAGCAGCTGTTAAACGATGTTCCGCCACCAAGCGCTTCTTTTCACTTAAATTAGCTCGCGAATGACGAAggaattatttttaaaaaagcgTTAGTTATATTGTTGAAAACGGAGTGATTGCGTGACCGTTCGTCTATCATGATACTCCAGATGACGAAGTGTTGCGTGAAATGACTAGGCCAGTTAATATGCACACGGCATGTCCAAGTAGCAAAAACGCAACATAATCAGGCGAAATGAGATACCTAATGCTGTATGCTGTTCATGAAAGGAAACACAAGACAAGGCTGTACCATAGTTCGTTCTACTACGGGGACAGTGGCAATATTTATTATTGCGTAAGCGACAGGATGTCAGCTTGGAAATATTACCGTTGAGTCTTTCGGAAGCTGGCGCTATGTTTCGCCATCGTCGTCTTAATATTATTATTTCTGTCCTTCGTTAAATCATTCTGATGGCCGCGCGTACACCTGCCCATGTTGACTGAAAAGGGGAGGGGTTATGGGGGAGGAAAATGTGGTGGATTCTGTGAATGAgtgaggaaaagacgctatttccgTCCCCACTTAATCCACAATGAATTTACATAAACCAGTTCAACTTGCTCTAGTTCTCCATCTTATTGTAACGAACACTTCCGCATACTTCTACACAAAAAAGCTTTTGGACAAAGAAGTTTAAATCAAGCGGTACTCTGCACAGTCCTTTATTTTACAACGCGCGTCGTCCAGAGATTTCTGACTGTCCCCACTTCACGTGGCAAGCCCGCCAGGTAAGCGATAATTCCCGGCATACGCGCACTCGCCACTCGAAGAGGTTAGCTCGTCCGACCCTGTTTGCTTTTCTCTTATACACACACAGTGAGCGTCGGAGAGAACGGCGGATAACGGGTCTCGCCTTTATCGCCTACCACCCTTCGCTCTCAACGCGCCACGCAGTGCGCGAAATCGGGGCCGCTACACTGCATGAATGAGCAGCGCGCACGAGCGCTCGCGGACGCCGCGTTAACCCACAGCGGGGGTGGCATCGCTCGGAATCAACACTCCCGGCTTGCCGGCGGCGTTTAACGTTACGCGTAGTCACGGTTCGCCGGCGCTCCATCCTCCCAAATACTGTTGCCCGAGATGCTTCCGTTCTCTACTGCGCGTAAATAGAAAGAATGGAAGCCGATGCTGCGTGGGAGGCACCGGGAaaggaaggggggtggggggtgggagtGTAGAGAACAGGAGTGCTGGCTGAAACTGAGTGTCGTCGGAAACGCACTCCGCCACGAACTTATAACCTTGTCTCTGTTCAGTTCTTCCCTTCCTGTTCCTGTGTTCGCCGCACAAAATATGTATTTGTATCATTTACCTGGTGTTTCATGTGCCAAAATCACTATGTGATTAGGAGGTACACGCAgccagcgtgtgtgtgtgcgggggggaggggggtggtctTCAGAATAATTGTGACGCTCCTAAGATTACTTAGCGAGTACTTAAATCgaagtgcacgggtgttctttgcgttTCGTCCTCATTGTATTGTGGCTGCCGTGGTCGGCAATCGAACGAGCGTCCTCGAGCATAGCACCGCTTGTGCTTATACACGATAAGCTGTACCACGGCGGGTAGCAGAAAAGACGAAATTCTCGATGCACTTTTTGCGGAAGATTTGACCGAAATTAACTTATGTAAAAAGTCTCGTATATTTAAAAATTCACTGTGCCGGGCTGTGAGTCCGTTTAGTGCGAATCAGCCTCCATTTACATTTTTAATACATCCTGTTTGGCCACTTGTCGAGTAACGCTGTCCTTCATTCGCTCATGTGCGGCTTACCATAGCCTCGGCATTGCATTAGGTACCGTGCGAACCACTGGTATAATTTTTATCGTATATAATTACTGATGTGTGTTACGTTTGCAAATCATGCAAACGTAAACGTTCAACACGCAGGATCATTGCAGCGTACTTGGTTACTTTATCACGTTTGCGATCGCTTTCATGCTATCTCGCTTCATAGCTTACGCAAGCAATACGAGCCGCGTGTAATTATCAGAATTTCACAGGCCACACAGCGCCTACTAAGCAGACGAAAAGATAAGTCTAAGTGAAAACAAGCATGTAAGTCGATCACTATCACCACGCCTGGAAAGTTTCAATCCTTGGATCTGATATTCAACAGAAAGGCATATGAGCGCTTTCTACAGATGATTACAATTATCTAAAAGtacaaacttgttttttttttactttgttttcGTGCGGGTTACAGAGGCAGCATTCTTTGGTCATTCAGTTACAGTACTGTGTCATCCGTTATGTGCAAGCCCACGTTGTTTTTAACGCAGACTTGCAAACACTCTTCAACATGACTCATAATTTTATTTTACGCTGACCTGGTATTGTTAATGTCTCAGGTGTTTTGACATGCAACTGCTTCAACTCAACATAACTGATCGCTTTATTTTTCGCCTGCCCGGTATTGTTGCGCGCTTCTTAGCATGCAACAGATTGTATTTCTCAAGGCTGCGTCACTCTCTCAAACAGAAACATCGTTATTCGCTACACATTCCAGAATACTGTTGCCAAAATTACTGGAATTTGCCGAACTTTCACCAATAAACTAAAATATCCAGAAACATTGTGATGACGTACACTTTTCTAACGCTTTATATACGCAATATTAGCTCCGGGTTCGTAATTCTTTCCAGTGATGCGCTCACTATGTTTGTAACGTGCTCACCCGTATTTCAATGGCAGTTTCGTTTAAATATCTATTGACCTTCGTAGCATAGAGAGAAGGAACTCCTGGTGTAAGAACCATGGGTTTTTGACAGCGTAGCAGCTAATATTTTGCAGTATATGTTACTGCTACAACGAGGACAAAATATTTAATGCTATTTGAAGCCCAGGGCGCAACACCTGATCTTTTGTATGTTCGCTTAATTCTCGCATGATCTGGAAGATGAGTCAAACTAGCTGTACTACGTACAGCGATGTCGTTCGTTCCTTTAACAGTTGTCAGAATTCAATGCAGAGCTTACGTGCGGTGGCTACCCCAGCTGGCAAAGCTGACCATTAGTTTCTTTGTGACTTTTTGTAGTCTCCTCTATTCTCGAAATTTTCCATTGTGTGTTCCTTCAACGCGTTATTTCAGCACTGTCTTCGTGTTGCCTCCCGTTACCGTCATAACAGGCGCCTTACAGTGCGGAAAAACACTCGAACGAATCTTAATCGGAGAACAATAAACGGGATTCCACCGCAGCTGCAGTATCGTCGCGCTCGCCTCTCGACGAGGCTTTGATCAAGAACGGGGGACGCAGTCTGGCTCAGCTTATCGGGCGTGGTGGTGGCTGCGTACATCGCACGCAAAGGTATAGCGGACGCGAGCGAGACGAGACGCAGCACGAGAGGAATAAGGCGAGCGGGATTGGGCTTATCTAGCGCGGAGACATGTTTCCAACGGCATTGCATTCACCGTCCCGCACTTGAAGCGGCGATGTTCGCACTTGTTTCGCGAGGTGTTCGCGATAAGAACCGCAATGCACGGACGGATGACGCGATTCCCTTGTTTTTACAACGTCccctaaaagaacaaaaaaatctaTCATAACGGCACTTTATGCGCTATACTGctgaaataaaagagagagaactCCTGGAAGTTGAGCACTGGGAAAGGAGGATGAACTCCCGTGGCGGGAAAGGAGGGGGTGGGGGAATATAGCAGAACAACAAGAACGACATATCATGTCGCCTCCTCTACACATCGCGTTTGTTTTTTTGCGGTCCAAAGTACGCGGACCGTCGTTGCAATGTCGTGATTGGCACGCAGGACGACACCGGACGTGCAGGGAGACCACGTGACCGCTCATCCTGGACCAATGAGTGAGCAGGTAGCGCTTCGCGAGGGGCACTACTTAAGCGGTGTCCGGGTTCCGCGGCCTCAGCACGGGTTCGCCCCTTCAGCCGATGCATCCGAGCGAACGAGTTTGGAGCGACTTTTACATCGTGCCTTTTCGTTCCGACCAGTTCTCAGAAGCTACCTCGTGCCTGAGACCTCGCGTTAGCGTCTACCATACTCCGGAATGGTGTCCACAGCTGCGGTCGAGTTTATGGCGGCTTCGGTGAGTCGGTCCTCCTACTGTTCAGTTTACTTTCTTACGACGTCGTCCACTAAAATCTTACTGGTCCAACTAAAGTCGATAAGTCACACCACTTTCGGGGCTTACCCCCATCTTCTCGAAATGAGAAATTGAGATATTCAGAAATTGTTTCCTGCCAACCACATCCGAGTGCCTCTAATTATAAGAATATGTGGCGTCACAGTTGATATATGTGAATTCTTGCCGTTATCCTTGCTTTGAATGGTCCCTTAAGCTCTTCATACAATAAGCTGTAAaccgcgtggggggggggggggggggtagcagtCTGTATAATGTTGTGCGTGCCTAAAGTAACATTTCATGCAAGCCTTCTACGGTACTAAGAATAAGATTGcggagagaaaaataaataaattcaatATCTCAGAGCTTTATGCCTGAAtgcgtttttctttcctttccgcaGAGAAACACCATGGCACAATTTTATTGTTCGTTCCCTACTGCCTTGCTATAAAAGtcatcttattatttttttttctcgtttagtACCATAATAATCCTCATGGCTTATTTTTCCAGCGATTTCCGGATATTTGAAAGGCTTGGCCATCCTTCTCTGCAGTACTCTGAAGCAAAGCAAAAAGTTAACATTTGTTAACGCGAACAAACAATACCTCCAGTTCTCGTGTAGTCGTGTGAATGAGCTGCTGCAATTTTCCAAGTAATTGTTCGATAGCGCAGATATAGAATAGCGTTTCTGAAGTGTCTTACGCCTGTCCGCATGGACCCTGAAAGTTAATGAAAATGTTTAAAAAATGAGTGAGTAAATATCGTAGCTACTTTGAGCTCGTTGAGAAGGCTTCCGAGCTTTTGGTCGAGCTTGTCATGCTGGCGTTGTTGCATTACTACGTGGTATATTGAGCAGCAAAACGGCATACGTCAAAGCCTAACCTTTTCGCACCCCTTCTGCAGTGTCGGGACGTGACGAGCTTGAACCTGACTGACAGGTGTGAGTATGTTCGTTCCGAACCATCATGTTCAGCCAACATGGGCTACATCAACTACATCGAGGGGATCTATTGCCTCTTCGGCCCGCAGCACTACGTGGAATCTCTGCTGCTCACGGTAAGTGCGTTGTTCAAAACAGCGTCAGTAAAAAACTCTCACGATCACATTAATCATTGCATGAAAGAAATGGCGTGAAAAAAATATGTAAGTTATTAGAAATTTTATAAACACAGCTATCACACTCGATGAATAAAATAGAAGACGTTATCGCGATCATAAATAGGGAAATAATAGATCAACACGGAACTTTTACTAAATAAGCTACAATCACCGCCATCGCATTTAACATCAGCGTTCTAGTTAGCTTCGTATTGCGTCATACAAATACCTTTCACATATCCAAATTTCTTACTTTTATCAATGGTCATACTGCAATGACAAAACCTCGATTACATCTCATTTCCCTTtaaagccttttttttctttcgcattctTCATTACATTACTTCCCAGATTCCATAGCTTGCTCTTAACGCtcagtatttttatttaaaatAGGCTACATGTTCTCTGGAGGTTCTTTGTCTCTTTAAGCTGAGTGTTCCGTTTGTTAATTTCGAGCGAGAACATTTCCCTACTAACGCACGAGCTTTGCTGCTTCGAAGGTTCGGAGTTGCATCTTGCCACCACGAAGCCGGCACAAATTGTATTCGTAGACAACAGCAAGCTCCAAGATATTCATCCacttgcgtttcttttcttttgctagCTTTCACTATAGAGATTCGTTTAACTGTCTAAGCCTTTGGGAGAGCTGTGACTCATGGAAATCACGAAGAGCAGCTAGATTTTTTTCCTATGCTGACGCATGCAATAAACAGCTGTGCCCTTCGCATCTCGTCGTTAAACCATCCTGCGCCACATGGGCGCGACAGGAATTGCCCACTTTATGGATGTCCCTTAGACAGCGTCGCAGCCATAGTTATACGTAGTTGTGTCGCAAACAAGGTGCTGAAGCATCCTCACAGATAAGAGCAATAACAACGACCAGTgaatgcgcggggggggggggtggattacACCATTGCGTGCACAACGGTGATGGCGTATATTGCATAAATATTGATCATATTGCAGTACCGTAACTTGCTTTGATGTCCTATTATTCTCTACGTATCACTTGGATGATTAACGTACTGCCATTTTCTACTCGCAGGTGATGTGGTTGCTAGTGTTGTTCGTCGCCCTCGGCGTCACGTCAGGTGACTTGTAAGTGACCGTTACTGTGTTCACACGCGACGACTTACTCTTTTCTCATACCTTTGTCGGTGTTATAGTTCTTTCGCGGACATTCGACTGCTTCGTCAGCAAGTGCAAAAAAACTGAATTATGGAACTAATCTATTTCTGTATAGTGCGTAAATATGCTCATTTGCCTACCTCGGCATTGGCGAGGGAAACGCGTACAGAAGTTCAAGTTGCTTCTTTCTTAGCACGCTTAATGTGCCATCAGGACAacagcaaacgaaaaaaaaaaaaaaaaacaggaatgcTGCAGTGTGTTCTTATAATAATACAACATAAACTAAGTCGCTTACGTAAAAACGCTCATAACACTCTACCACCTCTTCTGAAACACTACTGTATACCGCGTGGTATATCTAGCAATTTTCTACCAACTAAGATAATTATTGGGGCAGCGTCGAGGACCATGGACGCTGCCCTAAGGCATTTTCTGTCAGGacgttttcaataaagttcactGTATCTGTAGGATAATTATTGTCTTTTTTAACATTTTCGTCTTATATGCCACAGTGTGCGACACTGTACGAACGTGGGAATAAACTGCTTATGTCTATACATCCAACATTAATGCAATTAATTGCATTTTTCGAAACATTTTCTTTACAGCCTGACTCCAGCCTTGTTCGTCATCTCAAAGACACTCCGCATGTCCCAGAACATGGCAGTATCCTTTGAACTGTAAAACAGCGGTCTACATCTGTCCGAATGAAAGGTTTGACGATAGTCGAAATGTTTTTGCACGAAGCCTTCTTCGTCGTACGGGATATACATTTCCTTCTCTTAATACCCATCACACTGGAGGTCAATCTTGACGCTTTCCATGCGTTCAGCTCAATTCTTTACCGTGGCAACCAAACCCGTTTTGCATGAATCTTACCACGTAATTTTTTTGTAAATCTTAGTGCTcacaattttttattgtttcaatATATGCGCTTGATAAAGGAAATAACTTCACATTAGTGTACTATTCCACTTGAAAGACAATTATGCCTTGCTAAATGAAGTGTTTTTAGGCTTCAGTACAACATATCTTTATATCAAAAATGCCTTGACTAAAGTGCATGGTGTCACACTCCTCGCATTCGGCAACGGTTCTCCGGACATCTTCGCTGCCCTGGCAGGTGTGAGGCAAGGATCGTACGAGCTTGTCATTGGAGGCCTTGTAGGTGGGTTGAGCTCGATAATCCTCAATGAAATTTGTTTAACGCGCACTGTTGCCCCAGCGCATTCGCTAACAGACTCCTGTTGATCAATTTAACGGCATAAATTGCGGCGGTGTGTGAATAACACGTTGAATCATGATTCAGTGGAGTACTGAATGCTTCGCAGACCGACCAGTCTTAAACTCAAAGTGAATTAGGCATCCTTTCAACACAAGCAACATCACTTGTTTTTGTCCCAGTTACGAAAAATACTCGTCGAAACAGTCATGAACGTAAAAACTAATTCCATGTTAAACATCAGTCAACGATGCAAACGCGTTATTGCGGTgtaaaataaataatttttattacgTTACGGTATGAAATAAATAAGGGCTACGCAATCTTTAGCTCTTTTAGCGATGTTATAAATATGAGGGTCGCAGTATTCGCAGAATGTACTAGTAAATCCTAGGAAGTCTAGCAatcatgaaatcattcatgcgCAATTAAAAGCGCTCAATATTGCCTAACCAAGCCCATCAGCATCAACTGGCTTTACATAGTTCACGCAATCGAGTTGGCTCGTTAACAATATCAGTAAACGTTTTGTGATTGCTGTTATGGACAAGCTttattcccacaaggcgtgacgTTATTTCCAGCATGAATCATTGGTACCAAGGGCGAAATGTTCTCTTCTACGTAGGTGGTGGGATATTCGTCACCACAGTTGTTGCCGGGTCGGTGTTCCTCGTGAAGCCCTTCAAGCTGGCTGCCCGACCATTCCTGAGAGACAGCGTGTTCTACTTCTCCGCAGGGGCTTGGGCCTTCTACTTGTTTTACACGGGAGCGATCACCATGATGCACGCTATAGGTACGGTGAAGTCTAGTTTTGTTTAATCTTTTTTTATGGTAACACAATGCTAAATAACATTGTAACAAAAGGGAGAATTGAGAAAGAAGGGTTAACCCTCGCATATGGTTGACCTAcccgtaatgtttgcttttcacTGGGAAACACAATTATTCAAGTCATGATTGACGCAAGCATTTGCTTGCGATGGTCTCGTGATTATACTTTAAGAAATTCGTAATTTATAAATCTAAGAATGTTCTTGCGTAAACGTGTGCTCCGCGAATCGCGGCGTTGTGAGATAAGACGTAGTGCAGAGCACGAACTCGTAAAGACGCACTTCAGAAAAAAATTGACACTTGAAATCGTTTAGCGTAAAAAACGATGTTGCCGGCAATATTATCCAACTGTTAAGTAAGTCCATTGTTTGTTGCCAAGGTTAATCAAAAATCATGAATCAACTTGAGGTAAGATCACGCAACAGCGACAGTGAGTAAACTAGAATCCTGGAGTAGAGTGGCATATATAAAAAAACTGAGCATTAAGAAGAAACAAACGCAGCATTCAGCTCTGAAACACTGAGTTTTGCCTGTTAACCACGCAGGTTTCATCTGCCTCTACTGCGCATACATTACTGTGGTCGTCGTGAGTGGAATAGTTTACCAAAGGTACCTGGCCAAAGAACAGGATCGCCAACAGCGAGACGAAGAAAAAGGGTGCCACGACGAAAAGCCTCCCAAGAACGGTAGGTGCTTCTCCAGTCGACCAACGCTTCTGGCGCTGGCGGTTTGCAGGCTCGTACTGCCAAACCGGACGGGCGCCATGTCTTGCGTCGGCAGCGCCATCTCACCTCGGTGCCTGTCGCCCGGATCGTGCGCGTGGATGCAGAAACCTGCCTCCGAGCTTTTGGCAGACGGCTTCGCGCTAAAGTGCACCGGAACTTTCTCCTTTGGACAGGAGAAGGTCTTCCGAGACCCGCGTCGGTCGCGCGCACTTTCACCAAGAGGTGTGGCTGCTAAAAGACGGATTCGGCGTTTCTGTACCTTCGCAACGCACATAAGGTATACCAAAGCTGTCCTTTCGAATTTTCTCGATGCTTCCCGTTTCGCCGTACTATTCCTGCTGAATATGACGGTCCTTGGCGCCTTTGTCTCCCTTCTTGCAGGACTACCTCGAGAGTCGTAAGCTCTCCGAGTTCTCATATCTTTTGTCGTTCTGGCTGTtggttttgtttatttgtttgtttctcaAGACGCAACTGTTCGTCGCTCGTTGCGAGGGCTCTGTACTGTATCCAAGGCCTACGAAACTCTGTCTTCTTCAGGTCATCTAATGGCCTTTCCCGTTGTTTTCTACCTCTCCGCCAACCTTTTCTGAAACATGTTTGTATTCTCTAGAAGTGCACACTTTTGAAAGAGGCGTGCTCTTTTGACTCACACTTGTTCAGTGCTGGTTTTCTGACATGGTTGCTGCCGTTTTCTTATGCTTGTAATGTGTCTATGTGCTTGACACGAAGATGGGAGGAAGCAATGTCGGTGCAGTTCACTTTCGTGACACGAACAAAAGAGTGAAGAGCATGCAACTGTGAACACATCGCACAAAGCGCATCTCTAGCATGACGAATTCTCATGTGGGTCTGACGTGTTGTAAGCATGCTGCCTGATCATTTCGAATATTGCGATGCTTGCATGAAAGCATGCCACTTGTCGACTGTAGCATGTTTATGGACATGCATGTCATTCAGCCGATGTGGGTTTGTACTTTCTTTCGTTGTtcgtgaaaagaaaaaaggacaacATTGAGACGATTATCGTTGCATGAGTACAACGCGCTTCGTGATATTTGTGCTTTCCTATTCATCGCGTTGTTTGATTTGATAGCCACAAGTCGTCCGCATATCCTGCGTTCGAGTGCTGCATTTTTCTAGCCAACTCAGAGTGCTAGAAGACGCCCTCTTATCATACCCAGCCGCGCCGTTTTTTTAAGCCAGCATTTCTATCCCgctcacggtgtaagatatacacACTTACACCGTGATCCGCTCCACGTTAGCGTTCTTTTATTGTATTAGTGGTCATAAGCGAAGAGATCTAAGAAATGGAAGAATTATTCCATGGAGACGCCGTATTAGTGTCGCGGTATGTGAACTAACAAAGTGGTTTCAAAATCTAAGCAAATAATGCCATTCAAGACTATAGTTGTAACAAAGTGTAGTTTAACTTACTAAGAAGTAGGCCTTGAACAAGGTGCTGCATGAAAGTTGTAGTTATTTCAGAGTGAAACCGAATAGTTGGTTGTATTTCAATCTCAGAATGAATGCAAAGTGCTCGAACGCAGGACAAATGCCTTAATTCTTGGGTCTTTGTCTTCCAGGCCCCCCAGCGCTAAGGTGGCGCCTCACCGCCCACAGTGTGGTGTCCCGCCCAAGAGCATTATAGCCCCCAAAACACACGCATGGCAAATGCCACCCGTAAAGCTTAAGACAAAATGAGTACGTACCACATGGCCAACCAACCCCACAAACAAAGAAAACCACCAGGTACCACATTCTTGGTCACAAGAACAGGTACATCGCTACAGAGTCAATAAAAAGGCAACGCGGACACGTGCTTTGCATTTAGCATAAAGGGATGACGAGAAGGCCAACGCAAAGACACGTCCGACGCAAACGCTGCCCCCTCTCCGCATCGTCTGTATAAGAAGATAGCGAATGCGAACGGAGACTGCGCGTGCATCGAGCGTGTTCTTGTGGAGGTCTTCTCGAGTCCTTTTATGGTAAATCTTCAGTGGTATATACCCCGAAGGTACCTGTTCTCACATTCTTATACCTTACTTGATTAGCAGCCAGTCGCCTACAGCGCTATTTCATATGCTCCTCTTTGGCGCTTCGTTTCGGTTACAGAGGCATCCACAGTTCCAAGCGAACTG
This genomic interval carries:
- the LOC119378596 gene encoding LOW QUALITY PROTEIN: mitochondrial sodium/calcium exchanger protein-like (The sequence of the model RefSeq protein was modified relative to this genomic sequence to represent the inferred CDS: inserted 1 base in 1 codon; deleted 2 bases in 1 codon; substituted 1 base at 1 genomic stop codon), coding for MVSTAAVEFMAASCRDVTSLNLTDRCEYVRSEPSCSANMGYINYIEGIYCLFGPQHYVESLLLTVMWLLVLFVALGVTSGDFLTPALFVISKTLRMSQNMAGVTLLAFGNGSPDIFAALAGVRQGSYELVIGGLVGGGIFVTTVVAGSVFLVKPFKLAARPFLRDSVFYFSAGAWAFYLFYTGAITMMHAIGFICLYCAYITVVVVSGIVYQRYLAKEQDRQQRDEEKGCHDEKPPKNGRCFSSRPTLLALAVCRLVLPNRTGAMSCVGSAISPRCLSPGSCAWMQKPASELLADGFALKCTGTFSFGQEKVFRDPRRSRALSPRGVAAKRRIRRFCTFATHIRYTKAVLSNFLDASRFAVLFLLNMTVLGAFVSLLAGLPRESPPSAKQPVAYSAISYAPLWRFVSVTEASTVPSELTFNGRRHVLDDPERSYVVPIAFRYLKTEPSNDVEVAEKNTVPDPDEGVYYINLGADSLEEEVDVDTLAISIDKPRRASKLDKAPCIAQEEEKSSTGLVLDVINKLLSVXLRREGEKPFLMYLVSIFKIPVFFTLAITTPXVDLTQKNNNWCRPLNVIHCITVPVLLVFVFGRSIHFIGGVVPLWTVVAAVGALIGVVVLFTSENDKAPKYHFAFAYAGFIVGVVWIYVISMEIVVLLQAVGIVFRISDAILGLTILAWGNGLLDFLANVNIARKGYPRMSISACFGTPCLTLLLGVGIPSIIQLAGTNNVLVLHYTKLITVLFSGLATSLLSSMATMLATRFESKRFYGGVLLAIYFTFLVVAVLVESGLV